The DNA region AAAATTAACAAAGTGCTTAGTACAAAACATTTCGACGAGAACTGTAATTTGCTGGGCGTTCCCAACCCAATAGATAAGTGGGAAAAGATCCTGACGGAGCACCAAAAAAGATACTTGTGAACAGAAAAAAAATCGGAATACCGTCTTGGATACCTTCACCAGAATGAGCACCACCCGATGTAGTGTTGGCAAaggttttcaacagaagTTGCCTGCTGAAttagcttttcaacttgaTCTGGAACATCCAAACTACGGAACCTGCGGAAATCGTTTCCGGTTAGCTTATCCGTGATTCTCTTGAGAACCAACATAGCTCTGGCATTCCTGATCTCCGCCTTTTGCCGAATCTCCATTTTTGCGGCTTCCTCAATCGAAATCGTACCCTTTCTTAAGAGCTCGCTAGGGTTCGCCAAAGGCAATTCAGTACCTGTTTGCTCTGCGATTGTCTGGGTGGGTAAATCAAAACCCCAGTTGATCAATGGATCATAGGCGAACGCTTCTAAAATAGCCATTAGCGACTCCTTGTTGTCTCTTAAAACCCGCATAACGTTTTCGCAAGTTATGCGGAAGCTTCCCTCAATGCCACTAACTTCCATTGCGTATGTGAGCATCCTGGTGAGCCTGAAAGGGACCTTTTCTGGGTACTTTTCTCTTAGTATAGCAGCCTCAAAACAGTCACCAAAGTCTATATGCACAACTTTTCCAGTGATGCGGTCCAACATCAAGTTGCTTGGGTGTCGATCACCCAGTCCCAAAATGTATCCGACCATTGACATCACTGCAAGCGATCTTGTGTAGGTAGTACGGCGTTCTAGCCAAGATTCGGACGACCTACTCTTTAACCACAAAACTTTGTATAAGTCCTGGCCTCGAGTGTTATCCAGCGCATACGTGAAGACTTCAATCTTCTGTAGAAGCGTGAGGTTGTCGTAATCTGGAGCCATTTGCAGCATTATCCTGTGCTCTATATTGAGGGGTATTTTCCTGGCCTCACGGTGTTCCCTGATCAAAACGTGGAATGTATCGCTGTTATTAACCCAGCCCAATAAACCAGATTTTGGTGACAGTGGGATGGCAGAGTATCTCTGGATATCCAGGTGCCTCTGGAAACACTCGGGATCGTTTTGTAGCAGTGTGTTAACCAGTCCAAAGAGCTGCATAACAAGATTATCTTGCCGAATGTCTTCATGGCCTTTCAATAAGTACTGGTAGTCTTTTCCGTCACTGCCCTTTACAGATAAACGTCTTGGTCTTTGTTTAGACGAAATCACATAAAATACAGGTTCAAAGTAAGAGATGCGCACTATCGGCTTTCCAGCCTGGTACGTCCCCGGAACCGCTAAACTGAGGTCATGAGCGGCAAGCAGTTTGGGAGAAACGTGTTGCAGTTCCAAGGTTTGTAACTGGGGGAGTTGTCTGCTGATTCTACGGAACACGTTGTAATATATGTCCCAAGCTTGGTTCAGGTTTGTGATATCCTTATTGCGCTTGTAGTTCATTACCCACTCATATGCGTCATTCAAGTCCCTTCCAAAAGAGTTTTGGAATGAAATTTCACGCAAAGTAGCCGGTCCTCTCTTTAGCATTTCATGCAAGGGCTCAAGTGTTGCGAACATCCTTTCAGTATTGTGCTCACCAAAAAATTGTCTGCTTGCGTCTTCCAAACCTTCATACCATAGCTCGTGCCACAACACAGCAACACGAATCAGCTCATGACTGACAATTTCCGCATGGTCAACCAAAATCGAACTATGGATCCTCATTTTTGCTATGATTGATAAAGCTGCCTTTTGTCTTGAGACCGACTCGGACTTGATAGCGACCGTTAGCGGATAGACCAGTGCTTGAGGATGTGCTTTACCTAAGTCAGAAAGTAACGAAAGTAAGGACATGCTAACAGTTTGGTTTGGTTGGTGAATACGCGTGATTAATTGAGGAACAACATCTAACCAGTTGtcaattttgatgagatTAAAACCTTCGTGCATAGCCTGCGCTGCCTCTGGGATACCACCAAACTTGAACCACAATGTCAGTAGCCTTAGTGTATCTTGTAGAGAGTTTGACTCTGAGAGAAGGATTGAATGAAAAAATCCTTTGATAGCCGGCACAACGTGCCTTTGAACCAGTTCAGGAGGAAATAAGGTTTTGTTCAGCGTATTTCCATCATTTTCCACTTCCAATGAGCTTTCGGGTTCTTGTAAAGCGCTGTCATTCATACCGAATTCGCCTGTTCCATTTTGTAGCATTTTGTCGTCATTTCCTCTTGATGATATTGATATGACATCGAAATTTGCCAGGGCCCAATTATGCCATGCCTTGTACCATCTGTTATCAAAGTGTGTAGCCAACAGATAGGAGCCTAAAATTGCATCAGGGTTTTCCATGCGCCAATTGGTTTGAAGCGATACTCTCCATTCACCTTGCTTTAAGAAGCACCGTGCAAGAAGCTTAGTATACTCCTCGATGTGATGAGCCGGAATTGTGCTATTTTGTGGTACGCTCTGGGCTATCATGTTGCTTGGATCGAGACCAAGATCGTGTGCAACTCTTGACGTGAAGCTGATAAGGTGCCgcaaagcttctttttgagaaccGGTGGCCCACATGTACTTCAACTGCGCGTATACAACGGGAGGGGGGGCTCTCGCAGTATTGGGATGATCAGGGTCGCCGCCATCTTCCAAGAGGGAGTTGAGGGCTTTTTGGGCCAGCCCCATTCTTCCCGACTTCCTGCACAAATTGGCAAACTTGATCCAGACTTGCATATCCTGTTTAGGTTTCACCACAAGGGAGCGCACTCGCAAAATCCTCTGCCAGACATCAACATTTTTCTGACAGCCGAGTAGTCTTTTGTTCCACGTCTTTCTGATAGCCGCACGCTTTTCAGAAGCAGGTGGTAGTTTTTTATATTCAATAATTTCCCCTAGCTCTGATATCATTTGCGCTCGAACAATTACACTGTAAGCTCTGTTATAGCTTTCATTTACTAACGCCGATATTTCGGTGACCAATAGGTCTCGAGCTTCAAATATGTGCTTTTCGgcttcatcaaaattgtTCCGATGAGAGCACAGAATTGCATCGAAAAATGCTTTGTCTGGTGAGTGACTTTTCATAGCATCAATATATTGACCAATTCTATCCCACTGACCAAGGCCCCAGTCGGCACCTGCAGCAAGAGGGGCAATGATCCTCTTAACTTCCATGCTCGATGTACTCCATTTTTCTGCGGCCATCTCTGATAAACGGTCCCACTCACCCAGGGCGTGTAAAGATCTCATTTTACCCATTCTAACCTCGATAGAATCCTCGCCAGCGAGTTCACGTTGATTGTAAGCGTTCAGTGCGTCTTCccatctttgaagtttttcGTACCATGTTTCTTTCAACTGAAGGTCGTGATGCTGTTGAGCGTGTTTCAAAATGCCAATGGCGGCGTCTGTTTGATGCAACTGATTGTTTATGCTTATCAATGACTCAATAGTTGAAGTGCTAGGTTCCTGAATGAAGGCCAGCTCCTTGTAATGCAAGGACTTTGCGTATGCATGGCACTTTTGGGCATATTCGCCCAAAGTTGGGACAGGAATTGGAAGGGACTTATCATCATGTTCCATAAATTCCACAAGGTTCAAAAGAGTCTGATGGATTTCAGGAGGGTTGTTGGGAGAAGAAAGCGCCATGCAGAGAGACGACAccagatcttcttgatacTGAGTGTATAGCTCAGTCCAACAACTTGCAAAAGAAGcgttgaagagctcgcgAGCTAAGGGGTAATATATTCCTGCCAAACCTGAGCATGCTCTTAGCGCATGCGAAGGCGACTCCTTAAGGAGTTGAACAGCCAAACGGCGAATCCATTCTTGCCAGTCTTCTTTAGTTCTTTGTTGACTACAGTCCCAAGCATTTTTCAATACCAGCTGATTAACaggcagctttttggagGGCAATTCAATTTCTGCGATTTCTTTACTGACAACGTCAAAGTCTCGATCTATGATTATGTTTGTTGGCAGTGCTTCAtggttcaaaagcttgttaACCAGCTGATCATACACTGTATGCtgaatttgatttttgaCTAAAGTCTTGTTAATTATTGGAATAAAAACTGCAAAATCAACATCCATCTGAAGAAGCAGTAAGCTCAAAGTATTCATAGTCGCCTTTATCAGGTCCGCATTCCCAGAATTTAGCACACGTATGAGAGCTTGTACAATTCGGGATGACATTTCTGAAAGGTTAACGGTTTTTGCGAGCCTTCCAAGGGTTATTATTGCGACTCTATTCAACGAACCGGCACCATACTCTGCGATCCTAACTATTGTTGGAATAACCAGGTGAGAGAACTCTTCGAGATTTGAATCGAAGACAACAAgagacttcaaaattctcacAGAGACAGATTTCCTACTGGACTTGTCTTTCTCAAGTACGTCCAAAAACAGGGTAAGAGTAGTAGGAAGAAACAGCTTGAATTCGCCATTCAAAGCCTTGGAGAATGACTCAATCACAGATATTATAGTTATCTGCAGTTTGACGATAGGAAAGAACTCCTTCaccacttcaaaaatctcgGCCACGAACGGCCTTATGTGCTGATTCACAATCGAAATTAGGATTCCCAGCTGCTGAAAGTAGAATTCCAACAAGGATGGTGGGCACGTCCGCATGACGTTAATTATCCCAGGGATAatctgcttcaaaaaggagaCGCAGCGCACGCCCAAGGTCTGGAAAATGTGCATTATTGCTTGGATGGCAGATGTGTGATGAGAAGACAGTGAGGGGTCTTTGAGGATTTTCATTAGAGTTGCTATTACCACTGTAGGATAATATTCGTCGTTGGAAGGCGACATGCCTTGCATGAGAAGAGCAACGTCGATACGCGGCGCATTTTGCTCTGCTGTTATGTTCGTGTTCGAtgttctttcaacttctctCTGCTTATATGGATCAAGCGCTCCTAAAATCCCGATTAAGCGGACTGTCTCGCGTCTGATATTTTGTGAACTTTCTGATTTTAGAATGCTTATCAAAACGCCCAATAGCTGAGGGTAGTCCAGCAACGGCTTGATAACATAACCCGAAGACGCTGACAGCTGACCAAGCGTTTTTAAAGCCGCATCACGtttgaaagagtttgattgatcttgaaaggTGTCAATTATGAGCGGCATCAATTGGTCCAAGAAAAGAGTCATCTCTTCCCCTCCGACGACGGCAAGTTCTCCAACAGCCCTCAGGGCAGTGGAGGCTACGGCCGAGGATGCGTCTTTGCATTTGGGTAACAAAACATCAAGGATTGGCTCAATGTACGGTTTTGTGATGTCCTTGCTGGAGCTTATCAAATTGCTAATAAGGGAAGCactttcttctttcttcctAGACATATTAGAATGACTCAGCTGGCTCAAAAGCTGTAGCAACGTTTTCCTTAACGATGGTATAACGTAAGCAGGGTTGACTATCGAGAGACGACCAATTATTTTCATCGCCTCCATCTGGATTGCAAAGACTTCATCATTCAGGGCCATAAATAGCAACCGAACATTGTCTGGTTGTGAAAGCTGAGGATCAAAACTGGCGTCAAGATGTCTCAAAACTTCAAACCTAATTTCAACAACTGGATCTGTTATGGCGACAGTTAGCAGCTTACTCAGAACCTCGGAAACTGTGTTGAGAGCTCGCAGCGAAGTCTGTTTGCAGATTGAATCTTTCACAAACAAATCGCATGATGTCAGGGCTGCGAGTTTTCTAACTTGCGGGTTCTCGTGTTCGATGTACGATATCGTGATTAACCTTACGAGTTCCACAAGAGAATATCTATAATTTATCTTGTGCAGCATTGTCAAAGCTTGGTTCAAATAGTGGACATCCAAACTGTCGTCATTCAGCTCACCTGTCTTTTTGAATATCAAGTGATCCCGGTAATGTCTAGCCTTCTCCGGTGAGAGTGGTTTTAAGGGTACAGGCGCACCAGGAGGGCTGAACTTTTCGCCAGACAACGCGAGACAGATCATGTCCAAGACCTTTTCGTTGATCGTGGGGCATAAAGCTGGAATTTTCTCAATAATTGTGGAGAATGTTGTTTGCATATGGTCAGACAAGGGGCATGCCAGCATCAGATCGAGAAGGTCACGGTTCAAGTATTTTGCTAGAACTGGCCCAACTGCGCAAGCTAGCTTTGCGACGCAGTAgaacagctctttttcaaattccttgCGTAGCTTGAACTTAGTCATTAAACCGTCCCTCACGTTATCTAAAATCGAGTCCATGTATGGGGCTATATTAGAGCCAACCTGTTGTGCGATGTCGCCTATTGAGACTGATATTGCAGCCCGGTCCGAATTGTTTGTAGGGGAAGCATGcatatttttcaaaagcgtgAGGTAATGAATCATTACGTGATCCAGGTACTTGTCAGTGAACAATTGAGGATCTGCAGAAGCTAAAAGCGGCAGTATTGCGTAAATTTCCTTGCGTATAACGTTGTACTTGTGGTCCTTATACCGCATTGTCATCTCATACATTTCATCAAATTGTTCTTGCAGGTGGCTCCCTTGCAGAGAAAGCAGCTGCCGATATACCAACAAAGTCGCGTGAATTGCTTCATTTCCGTTCAGCTGCAGACCGTACGCGCATCCTTCGAATAGCCTCTGGAACCATTTTTTAGTCAGCTTAGAGTCTCTTTCCTGAATTATTGCCATGCATTTGTAGAGTGTTTGAGCTGCGTCAACGCGGATAGCGAGCTTCGTATCCCTAAGGGCTCTCCATATGTTGTCTAAAATAGAGTTAATGTAAGGGTACAGCAGGTATGGCGAGTTATCGGCAATGGCCGTAATGATGAGCAAGGAAGCATGCTTGCGGAGCTCTTGCTTAAAGTTAGATGAAGAGTTTTCTGGCGACGTAGTCAGCCACTCGATGCAAGTTTTGACCTCAAAATCGACAAAATCTGACGTGAGGGTACCGCCAGGGATTGCAAGCTTTCCCAAAGTTGCAGCAGCGGCACGCATTACCTCTACGTCGTTTGAAGGAACTAAAACGCGAAGGTAGTTAGCAAGCCTCGATGTCTGGTTAGGCAGTTCATCTGACTGTGCATAGAATTCGATCAGGGTGTCAACGGCTAGCACGCCACCCAATTTCTCGAAGGATGTCGTACCGTGAATCAGTTCGAAGATTTTGTTGTTAATGTCATTGCTGAATCGTTGAAACTGCTCTGTTGAGACTTCACGCGCCAGCGACACCAGACTGTTCTTGAGTTCAAAGGACGCCGTACTGCGTTCTTGTGCGCTAGggtttttcagcttgttgaagatCATTGTAAATGCCAAAAATGTTGTGTCTGAGTCTGCGTCCCCTGCCCCTAGCGATCCGCCTACTGTCATCGCAGCGGCTTCCGCAGCTTCCGCTGCTCCGCTAGTACCCGCCACAACGGAAGCGACACCGGCCGCCCCCGAGCCTACTGACGAGTCTTTAGCTATCTCCCCGTTCTGTCCGTTAGAGATAAGTTTCTTCCTCCTTCCCAAGTCATGCTTCATCCGCAGCATCTCAATTCCTCTTGCAATCCTGTACAGAGCCTCTTTGGATCCTCCTGGGTTATGCTGTAATTCCTCAAAAGCTCCCACTCCAGACCCATATCAGTAGTATTTGCATTTTGGACAATCAGGATAATTAAAAACTCAAATGCCAGACTTAGTGTAAAGTGATATATATGGAACTGGAAGTATGAAAAATGTGTTCTTCACCTATAGATGAACcccttttcaagaagcgtCACAATTAGGAATTGGCGCTAAAATAGGAGTGCTCGGGGTTAGTTAAGGCTCACAATCGATTGAGAATGTCGTATCTAAATAATCCGGCCATTGTCATGGACAATGGTACCGGTCTGACAAAGCTGGGTTTTGCTGGAAATGATTCACCATCATGGGTGTTCCCTACCGCTATTGCCACTGCGCAGCGCTCGACAACGAAACAGGGTGGAAGCGGGTCAGGTGCGGGCCAGTCACAGGGGTCGGGAAATCCTTACTTTGGAAACTCAACCTCAGCCACATCCTTTAACAGCCTGGCATCTGCAGCGCTCTTGTCGAATAACCTTGCCGGGAAGCGGGGCACAGAGGACTTGGATTTCTACATCGGAAACGAGGCTTTGGCTGCTTCTCAGGGTCCTTCCTATTCGTTAAGCTATCCGATTAGACACGGACAGGTCGAAAACTGGGATCATATGGAGCGGTTTTGGGAAAACTCTATTTTCAAATACCTCAGGACTGAGCCTGAAGACCACTTTTTTCTGCTCACGGAGCCTCCACTAAACCCTCCCGAAAATCGTGAACAAGTGGCGGaaattttctttgagagtttCAACTGCGCCGGGCTCTACATTGCTGTGCAGGCAGTTCTGGCCCTCGCCGCGTCGTGGACCTCTTCGAAGGTCGTTGATAGATCGTTAACCGGTACAGTTATAGACTCCGGAGATGGTGTTACACACGTTATCCCTGTGGCTGAGGGCTACGTGATCGGTTCGGCGATCAAGAACATCCCAATCGCCGGTAGAGACATTACTCTTTTCATTCAATCATTACTGAGAGAGCGTGGTGAGGAAGATACCACTCTCAGAACCGCGGAACGTATTAAGCAGGAGTACTGTTACGTGTGCTCAGACATCgtcaaagagttcaacaagTTTGACCGCGACCCCCAGAAGTTTGCCCAGTTTATCGTCGAAAACAGCGAAAAGACTAAGCGCAAGGTAATAGATGTGGGATACGAGAGGTTTTTGGCTCCagagatcttcttcaatccCGAGATCGCGTCTTCTGACTTCTTAACACCCCTTCCAACT from Lachancea thermotolerans CBS 6340 chromosome C complete sequence includes:
- the TOR1 gene encoding phosphatidylinositol kinase-related protein kinase TOR1 (highly similar to uniprot|P32600 Saccharomyces cerevisiae YKL203C TOR2 putative protein/phosphatidylinositol kinase involved in signaling activation of translation initiation distribution of the actin cytoskeleton and meiosis phosphatidylinositol kinase homolg), which translates into the protein MLRMKHDLGRRKKLISNGQNGEIAKDSSVGSGAAGVASVVAGTSGAAEAAEAAAMTVGGSLGAGDADSDTTFLAFTMIFNKLKNPSAQERSTASFELKNSLVSLAREVSTEQFQRFSNDINNKIFELIHGTTSFEKLGGVLAVDTLIEFYAQSDELPNQTSRLANYLRVLVPSNDVEVMRAAAATLGKLAIPGGTLTSDFVDFEVKTCIEWLTTSPENSSSNFKQELRKHASLLIITAIADNSPYLLYPYINSILDNIWRALRDTKLAIRVDAAQTLYKCMAIIQERDSKLTKKWFQRLFEGCAYGLQLNGNEAIHATLLVYRQLLSLQGSHLQEQFDEMYEMTMRYKDHKYNVIRKEIYAILPLLASADPQLFTDKYLDHVMIHYLTLLKNMHASPTNNSDRAAISVSIGDIAQQVGSNIAPYMDSILDNVRDGLMTKFKLRKEFEKELFYCVAKLACAVGPVLAKYLNRDLLDLMLACPLSDHMQTTFSTIIEKIPALCPTINEKVLDMICLALSGEKFSPPGAPVPLKPLSPEKARHYRDHLIFKKTGELNDDSLDVHYLNQALTMLHKINYRYSLVELVRLITISYIEHENPQVRKLAALTSCDLFVKDSICKQTSLRALNTVSEVLSKLLTVAITDPVVEIRFEVLRHLDASFDPQLSQPDNVRLLFMALNDEVFAIQMEAMKIIGRLSIVNPAYVIPSLRKTLLQLLSQLSHSNMSRKKEESASLISNLISSSKDITKPYIEPILDVLLPKCKDASSAVASTALRAVGELAVVGGEEMTLFLDQLMPLIIDTFQDQSNSFKRDAALKTLGQLSASSGYVIKPLLDYPQLLGVLISILKSESSQNIRRETVRLIGILGALDPYKQREVERTSNTNITAEQNAPRIDVALLMQGMSPSNDEYYPTVVIATLMKILKDPSLSSHHTSAIQAIMHIFQTLGVRCVSFLKQIIPGIINVMRTCPPSLLEFYFQQLGILISIVNQHIRPFVAEIFEVVKEFFPIVKLQITIISVIESFSKALNGEFKLFLPTTLTLFLDVLEKDKSSRKSVSVRILKSLVVFDSNLEEFSHLVIPTIVRIAEYGAGSLNRVAIITLGRLAKTVNLSEMSSRIVQALIRVLNSGNADLIKATMNTLSLLLLQMDVDFAVFIPIINKTLVKNQIQHTVYDQLVNKLLNHEALPTNIIIDRDFDVVSKEIAEIELPSKKLPVNQLVLKNAWDCSQQRTKEDWQEWIRRLAVQLLKESPSHALRACSGLAGIYYPLARELFNASFASCWTELYTQYQEDLVSSLCMALSSPNNPPEIHQTLLNLVEFMEHDDKSLPIPVPTLGEYAQKCHAYAKSLHYKELAFIQEPSTSTIESLISINNQLHQTDAAIGILKHAQQHHDLQLKETWYEKLQRWEDALNAYNQRELAGEDSIEVRMGKMRSLHALGEWDRLSEMAAEKWSTSSMEVKRIIAPLAAGADWGLGQWDRIGQYIDAMKSHSPDKAFFDAILCSHRNNFDEAEKHIFEARDLLVTEISALVNESYNRAYSVIVRAQMISELGEIIEYKKLPPASEKRAAIRKTWNKRLLGCQKNVDVWQRILRVRSLVVKPKQDMQVWIKFANLCRKSGRMGLAQKALNSLLEDGGDPDHPNTARAPPPVVYAQLKYMWATGSQKEALRHLISFTSRVAHDLGLDPSNMIAQSVPQNSTIPAHHIEEYTKLLARCFLKQGEWRVSLQTNWRMENPDAILGSYLLATHFDNRWYKAWHNWALANFDVISISSRGNDDKMLQNGTGEFGMNDSALQEPESSLEVENDGNTLNKTLFPPELVQRHVVPAIKGFFHSILLSESNSLQDTLRLLTLWFKFGGIPEAAQAMHEGFNLIKIDNWLDVVPQLITRIHQPNQTVSMSLLSLLSDLGKAHPQALVYPLTVAIKSESVSRQKAALSIIAKMRIHSSILVDHAEIVSHELIRVAVLWHELWYEGLEDASRQFFGEHNTERMFATLEPLHEMLKRGPATLREISFQNSFGRDLNDAYEWVMNYKRNKDITNLNQAWDIYYNVFRRISRQLPQLQTLELQHVSPKLLAAHDLSLAVPGTYQAGKPIVRISYFEPVFYVISSKQRPRRLSVKGSDGKDYQYLLKGHEDIRQDNLVMQLFGLVNTLLQNDPECFQRHLDIQRYSAIPLSPKSGLLGWVNNSDTFHVLIREHREARKIPLNIEHRIMLQMAPDYDNLTLLQKIEVFTYALDNTRGQDLYKVLWLKSRSSESWLERRTTYTRSLAVMSMVGYILGLGDRHPSNLMLDRITGKVVHIDFGDCFEAAILREKYPEKVPFRLTRMLTYAMEVSGIEGSFRITCENVMRVLRDNKESLMAILEAFAYDPLINWGFDLPTQTIAEQTGTELPLANPSELLRKGTISIEEAAKMEIRQKAEIRNARAMLVLKRITDKLTGNDFRRFRSLDVPDQVEKLIQQATSVENLCQHYIGWCSFW
- the ARP3 gene encoding actin-related protein 3 (highly similar to uniprot|P47117 Saccharomyces cerevisiae YJR065C ARP3 Essential component of the Arp2/3 complex which is a highly conserved actin nucleation center required for the motility and integrity of actin patches involved in endocytosis and membrane growth and polarity) → MSYLNNPAIVMDNGTGLTKLGFAGNDSPSWVFPTAIATAQRSTTKQGGSGSGAGQSQGSGNPYFGNSTSATSFNSLASAALLSNNLAGKRGTEDLDFYIGNEALAASQGPSYSLSYPIRHGQVENWDHMERFWENSIFKYLRTEPEDHFFLLTEPPLNPPENREQVAEIFFESFNCAGLYIAVQAVLALAASWTSSKVVDRSLTGTVIDSGDGVTHVIPVAEGYVIGSAIKNIPIAGRDITLFIQSLLRERGEEDTTLRTAERIKQEYCYVCSDIVKEFNKFDRDPQKFAQFIVENSEKTKRKVIDVGYERFLAPEIFFNPEIASSDFLTPLPTVVDQTIQACPIDVRKGLYNNIVLSGGSTMFKDFGRRLQRDLKGIVNNRIALSEHLSGTKSTGVDVQVISHRRQRNAVWFGGSLLAQTAEFKSYCHTKQDYEEIGPEIVRNFSLFNMV